A window of the Dickeya dianthicola NCPPB 453 genome harbors these coding sequences:
- the licT gene encoding BglG family transcription antiterminator LicT produces MKIANILNNNVVTVMDEQNNEQVVMGRGLGFKKRPGDTVDAALIEKIFSLRSSELTARLSDVLERIPLEVVTTADRIISLAKEKLTGNLQNSLYISLTDHCHFAIERHRQGVDIRNGLLWEIKRLYQKEFAVGLEALDIIHRRLGVRLPEDEAGFIALHLVNAQLDSHMPEVMRITRVMQEILNIVKYQLNLDYNEQAFSYHRFVTHLKFFAQRLLGRTPVFSEDESLHDVVKAKYTLAYHCAEKIQDHIMLHYDCALSKEELMFLAIHIERVRSELQAQATE; encoded by the coding sequence ATGAAGATCGCCAACATATTGAATAATAATGTCGTCACGGTCATGGATGAACAGAATAACGAACAGGTCGTGATGGGGCGGGGGCTGGGGTTCAAAAAACGTCCGGGGGATACGGTGGACGCCGCGCTGATCGAAAAAATTTTCTCTCTGCGCAGCAGCGAGCTGACCGCCCGCCTGAGCGATGTGCTGGAACGCATCCCACTGGAGGTGGTGACCACCGCCGATCGGATAATCTCGCTGGCAAAAGAAAAGCTGACCGGAAACCTGCAGAACAGCCTCTATATTTCATTGACCGACCACTGTCACTTTGCCATCGAACGCCACCGGCAAGGGGTGGATATCCGCAATGGGTTGCTGTGGGAGATCAAGCGGCTGTACCAAAAAGAGTTTGCCGTCGGACTTGAGGCGCTGGATATTATTCACCGGCGGCTGGGGGTTCGGTTGCCGGAAGATGAAGCGGGCTTTATTGCGCTGCATCTGGTGAACGCCCAGTTAGACAGCCATATGCCGGAAGTGATGCGTATTACCCGCGTGATGCAGGAAATCCTGAATATCGTCAAATACCAGCTGAATCTCGACTATAACGAGCAGGCATTCAGTTATCACCGGTTTGTGACTCACCTGAAGTTCTTTGCACAGCGATTATTAGGGCGCACGCCGGTATTTAGCGAAGACGAATCGCTGCACGATGTGGTGAAAGCAAAATATACGCTGGCGTATCATTGCGCCGAAAAAATACAGGATCACATTATGCTGCATTACGACTGTGCCCTGAGCAAAGAAGAGCTGATGTTTCTGGCTATTCATATTGAACGGGTGCGCTCGGAATTACAGGCGCAGGCGACAGAATAA
- the pykF gene encoding pyruvate kinase PykF has product MKKTKIVCTIGPKTESEEVLGKLLNAGMNVMRLNFSHGDYAEHGQRIKNLRAITEKTGLKAAILLDTKGPEIRTIKLENGADVSLSAGQTFTFTTDQSVVGNKERVAVTYAGFAGDLNIGNTVLVDDGLIGMEVIEIKGGEVICKVLNNGDLGENKGVNLPGVSIQLPALAEKDKRDLIFGCEQGVDFVAASFIRKRSDVEEIRAHLKQHGGEHIQIISKIENQEGLNNFDDILDASDGIMVARGDLGVEIPVEEVIFAQKMMIEKCNQARKVVITATQMLDSMIKNPRPTRAEAGDVANAIIDGTDAVMLSGESAKGKYPLEAVSIMATICERTDKVMSSRLDKLQNTSKLRITEAVCRGAVETAEKLEAPLIVVATHGGKSAKSIRKYFPNARILALTTNEITARQLLLSKGVETMLVKEIASTDDFYRIGKEAALKSGFAQKGDVVVMVSGALVSSGTTNTSSVHCL; this is encoded by the coding sequence ATGAAAAAGACTAAAATCGTTTGTACCATCGGTCCGAAAACTGAATCAGAGGAAGTACTGGGCAAATTGCTGAACGCAGGCATGAATGTAATGCGCCTGAACTTCTCTCACGGTGACTACGCCGAACACGGTCAACGTATCAAGAATCTGCGCGCCATCACGGAAAAAACCGGCCTGAAAGCAGCGATCCTGCTGGATACCAAAGGCCCGGAAATCCGCACCATCAAGCTGGAAAACGGCGCGGACGTCTCCCTGAGCGCCGGTCAGACTTTCACCTTCACCACCGACCAGAGCGTCGTCGGCAACAAAGAGCGCGTGGCGGTAACCTATGCCGGTTTTGCCGGCGACCTGAATATCGGCAACACCGTACTGGTCGACGATGGTCTGATCGGTATGGAAGTCATCGAGATCAAGGGCGGCGAGGTTATCTGTAAAGTGCTGAACAACGGCGATCTGGGGGAAAATAAGGGCGTTAACCTGCCGGGCGTTTCCATCCAACTGCCGGCACTGGCGGAAAAAGACAAACGCGACCTGATTTTCGGCTGCGAACAAGGTGTCGATTTCGTGGCGGCGTCCTTTATCCGTAAACGTTCCGACGTGGAAGAGATTCGCGCCCACCTGAAACAACACGGCGGCGAGCACATCCAGATCATCTCCAAGATCGAAAACCAGGAAGGCCTGAACAACTTCGACGATATTCTGGACGCTTCTGACGGCATCATGGTAGCCCGCGGCGACCTGGGCGTTGAGATCCCGGTCGAAGAAGTGATCTTCGCGCAGAAGATGATGATCGAAAAATGCAATCAGGCCCGCAAAGTGGTGATCACCGCGACCCAGATGCTGGACTCGATGATCAAGAACCCGCGTCCGACCCGCGCTGAAGCCGGTGACGTCGCCAACGCCATCATCGACGGCACCGACGCCGTGATGTTGTCCGGCGAAAGCGCCAAAGGCAAATACCCGTTGGAAGCGGTCAGCATCATGGCGACCATCTGCGAACGTACCGATAAAGTGATGTCATCGCGTCTGGATAAACTGCAAAACACCAGCAAACTGCGCATCACTGAAGCGGTGTGCCGCGGCGCGGTGGAAACCGCAGAGAAACTGGAAGCGCCGCTGATCGTGGTTGCCACCCACGGCGGCAAATCCGCAAAATCCATCCGCAAGTACTTCCCGAATGCCCGCATTCTGGCGCTGACCACCAATGAAATCACCGCTCGTCAGCTGCTGCTGAGCAAAGGCGTGGAAACCATGCTGGTGAAAGAGATAGCCTCTACCGATGATTTCTACCGCATCGGCAAAGAAGCGGCGCTGAAGAGCGGCTTCGCTCAGAAAGGTGACGTGGTAGTGATGGTTTCCGGCGCGCTGGTATCAAGCGGTACCACCAATACCTCCTCGGTACACTGCCTGTAA
- a CDS encoding major outer membrane lipoprotein: MNRTKLVLGAVILGSTLLAGCSSNAKLDQLSSDVSSLNEKVSALTSKVDALATDVQAAKDDAARANQRLDNQVRTYKK, translated from the coding sequence ATGAATCGTACTAAACTGGTACTGGGCGCGGTAATCCTGGGTTCCACTCTGCTGGCTGGTTGCTCCAGCAATGCTAAACTGGATCAGCTGTCTTCTGACGTTTCTTCTCTGAACGAAAAAGTATCTGCTCTGACCAGCAAAGTTGACGCTCTGGCTACCGACGTGCAGGCTGCTAAAGATGACGCAGCTCGTGCTAACCAGCGCCTGGACAACCAGGTTCGTACTTACAAGAAGTAA
- a CDS encoding L,D-transpeptidase family protein, whose protein sequence is MKRTLTLVGLLFTSCLAGIQPASATEYPLPPPDSRLIGENISYTVPNDGHPLEVIAAKFKIGLLGMLEANPGTDPYLPKPGSSLTIPLQMLLPDTPREGVVVNLAELRLYYFPKGKNTVIVYPIGIGQLGRNTPVMVTRVIERRPNPTWIPTANIRRHYKEQGVTLPAVVPGGPDNPMGLFALRLEKSGGVYSIHGTNADFGIGMRVSSGCIRLRPEDIEALFNDVPVGTRVQIINEPVKIALEPDGKRYVEAHQPLSRTDKDDPQTMPIALSQKVKAFIKHDDTDAEAAQNAIVRRSGMPVLVNTGQNIPSLQQQGAPISAVVTSPSH, encoded by the coding sequence ATGAAACGTACGCTTACCCTGGTGGGATTATTGTTTACCTCCTGTCTGGCGGGCATACAGCCTGCCAGTGCAACGGAATACCCTCTGCCTCCCCCTGACAGTCGACTGATTGGGGAAAATATTAGCTACACCGTGCCCAATGACGGGCATCCGCTGGAAGTCATCGCCGCCAAATTCAAAATTGGCCTGCTCGGCATGCTGGAAGCTAACCCCGGCACCGACCCTTACCTGCCCAAACCCGGCTCCAGCCTGACGATTCCGTTGCAGATGCTGCTGCCGGATACGCCGCGGGAAGGGGTGGTGGTCAATCTGGCGGAACTGCGGCTGTACTATTTCCCGAAAGGGAAAAATACGGTGATCGTTTATCCGATTGGTATCGGTCAGCTGGGCCGTAATACGCCGGTGATGGTGACCCGTGTTATCGAACGGCGCCCGAACCCGACCTGGATCCCCACCGCCAACATTCGTCGCCACTACAAAGAACAGGGCGTTACGCTGCCGGCGGTAGTACCGGGCGGACCGGACAACCCGATGGGGCTGTTCGCGTTACGGCTGGAAAAAAGCGGCGGCGTATACTCGATTCATGGCACGAATGCTGATTTCGGCATCGGTATGCGGGTGAGTTCCGGTTGTATCCGCCTGCGTCCGGAAGATATTGAAGCGCTGTTTAATGACGTGCCGGTAGGCACTCGGGTACAAATCATCAATGAGCCGGTCAAGATTGCGCTGGAACCTGACGGGAAACGCTATGTAGAAGCGCATCAGCCGCTGTCGCGCACCGATAAAGATGACCCGCAGACCATGCCGATTGCACTGAGCCAGAAGGTGAAAGCCTTTATCAAGCATGACGATACCGACGCCGAAGCGGCTCAAAACGCCATTGTGCGCCGTTCCGGCATGCCGGTGCTGGTCAATACCGGGCAGAACATTCCGTCGCTGCAACAGCAAGGGGCGCCGATATCGGCGGTGGTGACATCCCCGTCGCACTAG
- the sufE gene encoding cysteine desulfuration protein SufE — protein MAQLPDPQKLLRNFSRCSNWEEKYLYIIELGAGLAPLSDAQRQDGNRVSGCQSQVWIDLACDEQGKVALYGDSDAAIVKGLIAIVFSLYQGLSAREIAEQDVRPFFASLALTQHLTPSRSQGLEAMLRAVRTRAAAQV, from the coding sequence ATGGCGCAACTGCCGGATCCGCAGAAGCTGCTGCGGAATTTTTCCCGTTGCAGCAACTGGGAAGAGAAGTACCTCTATATCATTGAACTGGGCGCCGGTCTGGCGCCGCTCAGCGACGCACAGCGTCAGGACGGCAACCGGGTGTCCGGCTGCCAGAGTCAGGTGTGGATCGATCTGGCCTGCGATGAACAAGGCAAGGTGGCGCTGTACGGCGATAGCGACGCCGCTATCGTCAAGGGATTGATCGCCATCGTTTTCAGTCTGTATCAGGGGCTGTCCGCCCGGGAGATTGCCGAGCAGGATGTGCGCCCTTTCTTTGCGTCGCTGGCGCTGACCCAGCACCTGACGCCATCACGATCGCAAGGGCTGGAAGCCATGCTGCGCGCCGTGCGGACGCGGGCGGCGGCGCAGGTATAA
- the sufS gene encoding cysteine desulfurase SufS, translating to MNYSIDHHPVDHYPIDRVRADFPILQQAVNGQPLAYLDSAASAQKPLAVIDRERDFYLREYAAVHRGIHTLSARATSAMEEVRAKIATFIHAASAEDIVFVRGTTEAINLVANSYGRIAFEPGDNVVISEMEHHANIVPWQMLAQARGLTLRVLPITDDGELDMAQLPALLDERTRLVAVTQVSNVLGTVNPLTEIIRQAHACGAKVLVDGAQAVMHRAVDVQALDCDFYAFSGHKLYGPSGIGVLYGKSELLQAMPPWEGGGAMIREVSLTQGTTYALPPWRFEAGSPHVAGIIGLGAALDYVSALGIDAVQAHEDSLMRYALASLAEVPTLRLYGPAQRQGVIAFNLGRHHAFDVGSFLDQYGIAIRTGHHCAMPLMSRYGVPSMCRASLALYSCQDEIDRLVAGLHRIHRLLGE from the coding sequence GTGAATTATTCCATCGATCATCATCCTGTCGATCATTATCCTATCGATCGGGTGCGGGCGGATTTTCCGATTTTGCAGCAAGCGGTCAACGGGCAGCCGCTGGCCTATCTGGACAGCGCCGCCAGCGCGCAGAAACCGCTGGCGGTTATCGACCGTGAACGAGATTTCTACCTGCGCGAATATGCCGCGGTGCATCGCGGCATCCATACGCTGAGCGCCCGCGCCACCAGCGCGATGGAAGAGGTGAGGGCGAAGATCGCTACCTTTATCCATGCCGCATCGGCGGAAGATATCGTGTTTGTGCGCGGCACCACCGAAGCCATCAATCTGGTGGCCAACAGTTACGGGCGTATCGCGTTTGAGCCCGGCGACAACGTGGTGATCAGCGAAATGGAGCACCACGCCAACATCGTGCCCTGGCAGATGCTGGCGCAGGCGCGCGGGCTGACGTTGCGGGTGCTGCCGATCACCGACGACGGCGAACTGGATATGGCGCAACTGCCGGCATTGCTGGATGAACGCACCCGGCTGGTGGCGGTGACGCAGGTTTCCAACGTGCTGGGTACGGTTAACCCGCTGACGGAGATCATCCGTCAGGCACATGCCTGTGGGGCGAAAGTGCTGGTGGATGGCGCGCAGGCGGTGATGCACCGGGCCGTCGATGTGCAGGCGCTGGATTGCGATTTCTACGCGTTTTCCGGCCATAAACTGTATGGCCCGTCAGGCATTGGCGTACTGTACGGCAAAAGCGAACTGTTGCAGGCGATGCCGCCGTGGGAAGGCGGCGGCGCCATGATCCGCGAGGTCAGCCTGACGCAGGGCACCACCTATGCTTTGCCACCGTGGCGCTTTGAGGCCGGCTCGCCGCATGTCGCCGGGATTATCGGGCTGGGGGCGGCGCTGGATTATGTCTCCGCGCTGGGGATTGATGCGGTTCAGGCGCATGAGGACTCGCTGATGCGCTATGCGCTGGCGTCGCTGGCCGAGGTGCCGACGCTCCGTCTGTACGGCCCGGCACAGCGTCAGGGGGTGATCGCCTTCAATCTGGGGCGTCACCACGCGTTCGATGTCGGCAGCTTTCTTGACCAGTACGGCATCGCCATTCGCACCGGCCACCATTGCGCCATGCCGCTGATGAGCCGTTATGGCGTGCCCAGCATGTGCCGCGCATCGCTGGCGCTCTATTCCTGTCAGGATGAGATTGACCGCCTGGTGGCGGGCCTGCACCGTATACATCGTCTGTTGGGCGAGTAA